In Tenrec ecaudatus isolate mTenEca1 chromosome 4, mTenEca1.hap1, whole genome shotgun sequence, a single window of DNA contains:
- the USP19 gene encoding ubiquitin carboxyl-terminal hydrolase 19 isoform X3, with amino-acid sequence MLPVPCWRIWPQRVAKIAGPGRKRRSPDPDAVADPGALWLSTKRLKMSGGANASGPRRGPPGLEEATSKKKQKDRANQESKNGDPRRVSTPQEEQTKEEVLLAWRQSADEVIVKLRLGAGTLQLEEVNSVFTDTHCVVRLPDGRQWGGVFYAEIESSCVKEQARKGGLLQLVLPKKVPLVTWPTLLKKPLGTQDLAPGLRCQENGQELSPVSLEPGPDPRRAKQEARNQKRAQGRGEVGSGAGPGTQAGPSAKRAVHLRRGPQGESQRDGPGPQGDAPPFLGDPATQAGAEEQLRVPPLKPQGSEENRAPLVGEKSVPPRSGPLSPTTTRSRDAGKGDQSKEEAVVTADAATLADDPESMVSLAFVKNDSYEKGPDSVVVHVYVKEICRDLSRVLFREQDFTLIFQTRDGNFLRLHPGCGPHTIFHWQVKLRNLIEPEQCTFCFTASRIDICLRKRQSQRWGGLEAPAARVGGAKVAMPTGPTPLDSTPPGSAPHPLTAQEEARAVEKEKPQAHSDDPGLDGVAARTPVEHVAPKPEPHLALPKPTCMVPPMPHSPVSGDSVEEEEEEEKKVCLPGFTGLVNLGNTCFMNSVIQSLSNTRELRDFFHDRSFEAEINYNNPLGTGGRLAIGFAVLLRALWKGTHHAFQPSKLKAIVASKASQFTGYAQHDAQEFMAFLLDGLHEDLNRIQNKPYTETVDSDGRPDEVVAEEAWQRHKMRNDSFIVDLFQGQYKSKLVCPVCTKVSITFDPFLYLPVPLPQKQKVLPVFYFAREPHSKPIKFLVSVSKENSSASEVLDSLSQSVHVKPENLRLAEVMKNRFHRVFLPSHSLDTVSPSDVLLCFELLSQELAKERVVVLEVQQRPQVPSIPISKCAACQRKQPSEDEKLKRCTRCYRVGYCNQLCQKTHWPDHKGLCRPENIGYPFLVSVPASRLTYARLAQLLEGYARYSVSVFQPPFQPGRTALESQGPGCTSLLSASSLEAGDSEQDPSQPPELQLVTPVAEGDTGAPRVWSAPERGPMPSISGVSSEMLACGPPEVGSLSTGERISRPEAAIPGYQHPSEALSVHTSQFFIYKIDAANREQRLEDKGEAPLELGEDCSLALVWRNNDRLPEFVLVASKELEFAEDPGSAGEAARAGHFTLDQCLNLFTRPEVLAPEEAWYCPQCEQHREASKQLLLWRLPNVLIVQLKRFSFRSFVWRDKINDLVDFPVRNLDLSKFCIGQKEEQLPSYDLYAVINHYGGMIGGHYTACARLPSDRSSQRSDVGWRLFDDSTVTTVDESQVVTRYAYVLFYRRRNSPVERPPRAGHTEHHPDLGPTAEAAASQASRIWQELEAEEELVPEGPGTLGSWGPQDWVGPPSRGPTTPDEGCLRYFVLGTVAALVALVLNVFYPLVSQSRWR; translated from the exons AT GCTGCCGGTTCCTTGCTGGAGAATTTGGCCACAAAGAGTTGCCAAGATAGCTGGGCCAGGAAGGAAGCGCCGCAGCCCTGACCCAGACGCTGTTGCCGACCCTGGGGCACTCTGGCTGTCCACCAAGCGGCTCAAGATGTCTGGCGGGGCTAATGCCTCAGGCCCAAGGAGGGGGCCCCCAGGATTGGAGGAGGCCACTAGTAAGAAGAAGCAAAAGGATCGAGCAAACCAGGAGAGCAAAAATGGAGATCCTAGGAGAG TGTCCACTCCTCAGGAGGAGCAGACCAAAGAGG AAGTGTTGTTAGCGTGGAGGCAGAGTGCAGATGAGGTGATCGTTAAGCTGCGCTTGGGAGCAGGCACCCTCCAGCTGGAGGAGGTGAATAGTGTGTTCACAGACACTCACTGTGTGGTGAGGCTTCCAG ATGGTCGGCAGTGGGGTGGTGTCTTCTATGCTGAGATCGAAAGTTCTTGTGTCAAAGAGCAGGCCCGCAAGGGCGGCCTCTTGCAGCTGGTGCTGCCCAAGAAGGTGCCACTGGTCACATGGCCTACCCTCCTG AAGAAACCTCTTGGGACCCAGGACCTGGCACCTGGGCTGCGGTGTCAGGAGAATGGGCAGGAGCTGTCTCCTGTTTCCCTGGAGCCCGGCCCCGATCCCCGCAGGGCCAAGCAGGAGGCCCGGAACCAGAAGCGGGCCCAGGGCCGTGGCGAGGTGGGCTCAGGAGCTGGCCCCGGGACCCAGGCAGGGCCCAGCGCCAAGAGGGCTGTGCATCTCCGCAGAGGGCCTCAGGGGGAATCTCAGAGGGATGGTCCTGGACCCCAGGGCGATGCCCCACCCTTCTTAGGCGACCCAGCCACCCAG GCTGGGGCTGAGGAACAGCTCCGAGTCCCACCATTGAAACCCCAGGGCTCAGAGGAGAATCGAGCCCCTCTGGTGGGAGAGAAGTCCGTACCCCCCAGGAGTGGCCCACTCTCCCCAACAACTACTCGGAGCAGAGACGCTGGGAAAGGTGACCAGTCCAAGGAAGAGGCGGTAGTGACAGCAGATGCTGCAACCTTGGCAGATG ACCCCGAGTCCATGGTGAGCCTGGCCTTTGTCAAGAACGACTCGTATGAAAAGGGGCCAGACTCCGTGGTGGTTCACGTGTATGTGAAGGAGATCTGCAGGGACTTGTCCCGTGTGCTTTTCCGTGAGCAGGACTTCACGCTCATCTTCCAGACCAG GGACGGAAACTTCCTGAGACTGCACCCGGGTTGTGGGCCCCACACCATCTTCCACTGGCAGGTGAAGCTCAG GAACCTGATTGAGCCCGAGCAGTGCACCTTCTGTTTCACGGCCTCTCGAATTGACATCTGCCTCCGTAAGCGGCAGAGTCAGCGCTGGGGGGGCCTGGAGGCCCCAGCTGCACGAG TGGGTGGTGCAAAGGTTGCCATGCCGACAGGTCCAACCCCTCTGGATTCAACCCCTCCGGGCAGTGCCCCACACCCACTGACTGCCcaggaggaagcccgggctgtggAGAAGGAGAAACCCCAGGCTCACTCTGATGACCCAGGGCTGGATGGTGTGGCCGCTCGCACCCCTGTGGAGCATGTCGCCCCCAAGCCGGAGCCACACTTAGCCTTG CCTAAGCCCACGTGCATGGTGCCCCCCATGCCACACAGCCCTGTGAGTGGGGACAgcgtggaggaagaggaggaggaagagaagaaagtgTGTCTGCCAGGCTTCACTGGTCTTGTCAATCTAGGCAACACTTGCTTCATGAACAGCGTCATCCAGTCTCTGTCTAACACACGCGAGCTGCGGGACTTCTTCCATG ACCGCTCCTTTGAGGCTGAGATCAACTACAACAACCCCCTGGGGACCGGTGGGCGACTGGCCATCGGCTTCGCTGTGCTGCTGCGGGCGCTGTGGAAGGGCACCCACCATGCCTTCCAGCCGTCCAAGCTGAAG GCCATCGTGGCGAGCAAGGCCAGCCAGTTCACGGGCTACGCGCAGCACGATGCCCAGGAGTTCATGGCTTTCCTGCTCGATGGGCTGCATGAGGACCTGAACCGCATCCAGAACAAGCCCTACACGGAGACCGTGGACTCAGATGGGCGGCCTGATGAG GTGGTGGCTGAGGAAGCATGGCAGCGGCACAAGATGAGGAATGACTCTTTCATCGTGGACCTATTCCAGGGCCAGTACAAGTCGAAGCTGGTGTGCCCTGTGTGCACCAAG GTCTCCATCACCTTTGATCCATTCCTCTACCTGCCGGTACCCTTGCCCCAGAAGCAGAAGGTCCTCCCCGTCTTCTATTTTGCGCGGGAGCCACACAGCAAGCCCATCAAG TTCCTGGTGAGTGTCAGCAAGGAGAACTCCAGTGCCAGCGAGGTGCTGGACTCCCTCTCTCAGAGCGTGCACGTGAAGCCCGAGAATCTGCGTCTGGCGGAG GTGATGAAGAATCGCTTCCACCGTGTGTTCTTGCCCTCCCACTCCTTGGACACCGTGTCCCCATCTGATGTCCTCCTCTGCTTTGAGCTTTTGTCCCAAGAATTGGCGAAGGAACgggtggtggtgttggaggtACAGCAG CGCCCCCAGGTGCCCAGCATCCCCATCTCCAAGTGTGCGGCCTGCCAGCGGAAGCAGCCGTCGGAGGATGAGAAGCTGAAGCGCTGTACCCGGTGCTACCGCGTCGGCTACTGTAACCA GCTTTGTCAGAAAACACACTGGCCTGATCACAAGGGCCTCTGCCGCCCTGAGAACATTGGCTACCCCTTCCTGGTCAGTGTACCTGCCTCCCGCCTCACTTATGCCCGCCTCGCTCAGCTGCTGGAGGGCTATGCCCG GTACTCAGTGAGCGTATTCCAGCCACCCTTCCAGCCTGGCCGCACAGCCTTGGAATCTCAGGGCCCTGGCTGTACCTCACTGCTCTCTGctagctctctggaggctggaGACAGCGAACAGGACCCCAGCCAACCTCCTGAACTCCAGCTGGTGACCCCTGTGGCTGAGGGGGACACAGGGGCCCCCAGAGTATGGTCAGCCCCCGAGCGAGGTCCCATGCCCAGCATCAGTGGAgtttcttcagagatgctggcctGTGGGCCCCCTGAGGTTGGCTCCTTGTCCACTGGTGAGAGAATATCCCGACCCGAAG CTGCCATCCCCGGCTACCAGCATCCGAGCGAAGCCCTGAGTGTGCACACATCTCAGTTCTTCATCTACAAAATCGATGCAGCCAACCGAGAGCAGCGGCTCGAGGACAAAG GAGAGGCCCCGCTGGAGCTGGGTGAGGACTGCAGCCTGGCTCTGGTCTGGCGGAACAACGACCGCCTGCCTGAGTTTGTGCTGGTGGCCTCCAAGGAGCTGGAATTTGCTGAGGACCCAGGCTCGGCTGGTGAGGCCGCCCGTGCTGGCCACTTCACCTTGGACCAGTGCTTGAACCTCTTCACGCGGCCCGAGGTGCTGGCACCCGAGGAGGCCTG GTACTGTCCGCAGTGCGAGCAGCATCGCGAGGCCTCCAAGCAGCTGTTGCTGTGGCGCCTGCCGAACGTGCTCATCGTGCAGCTCAAGCGCTTCTCCTTCCGCAGCTTCGTCTGGCGGGACAAGATCAACGACTTGGTGGACTTCCCTGTACG GAACCTCGACCTGAGCAAGTTCTGCATTGGCCAGAAAGAAGAGCAGCTGCCCAGCTATGACCTGTATGCCGTCATCAACCACTACGGAGGCATGATTGGTGGCCACTACACGGCCTGTGCCCGCCTGCCCAGCGACCGCAGCAGCCAGCGCAGCGACGTGG GCTGGCGCTTGTTCGATGACAGCACAGTGACGACCGTGGATGAGAGCCAGGTTGTGACGCGCTATGCCTATGTGCTTTTCTACCGTCGGCGGAACTCTCCCGTGGAGAGACCCCCCCGGGCTGGCCACACTGAGCACCACCCAGACCTAGGCCCTACAGCGGAGGCTGCTGCCAGCCAG GCTTCCCGGATTTGGCAGGAGCTGGAGGCCGAGGAGGAGCTGGTGCCTGAGGGGCCTGGGACCCTGGGTTCCTGGGGGCCCCAAGACTGGGTGGGGCCTCCATCACGTGGGCCCACCACACCAGACGAGGGCTGCCTCCGGTACTTTGTCCTGGGCACCGTGGCAGCTCTGGTGGCCCTTGTGCTCAACGTGTTCTATCCTCTGGTGTCCCAGAGTCGCTGGAGATGA
- the USP19 gene encoding ubiquitin carboxyl-terminal hydrolase 19 isoform X2, which produces MLPVPCWRIWPQRVAKIAGPGRKRRSPDPDAVADPGALWLSTKRLKMSGGANASGPRRGPPGLEEATSKKKQKDRANQESKNGDPRRVSTPQEEQTKEEVLLAWRQSADEVIVKLRLGAGTLQLEEVNSVFTDTHCVVRLPDGRQWGGVFYAEIESSCVKEQARKGGLLQLVLPKKVPLVTWPTLLKPLGTQDLAPGLRCQENGQELSPVSLEPGPDPRRAKQEARNQKRAQGRGEVGSGAGPGTQAGPSAKRAVHLRRGPQGESQRDGPGPQGDAPPFLGDPATQAGAEEQLRVPPLKPQGSEENRAPLVGEKSVPPRSGPLSPTTTRSRDAGKGDQSKEEAVVTADAATLADDPESMVSLAFVKNDSYEKGPDSVVVHVYVKEICRDLSRVLFREQDFTLIFQTRDGNFLRLHPGCGPHTIFHWQVKLRNLIEPEQCTFCFTASRIDICLRKRQSQRWGGLEAPAARGAVGGAKVAMPTGPTPLDSTPPGSAPHPLTAQEEARAVEKEKPQAHSDDPGLDGVAARTPVEHVAPKPEPHLALPKPTCMVPPMPHSPVSGDSVEEEEEEEKKVCLPGFTGLVNLGNTCFMNSVIQSLSNTRELRDFFHDRSFEAEINYNNPLGTGGRLAIGFAVLLRALWKGTHHAFQPSKLKAIVASKASQFTGYAQHDAQEFMAFLLDGLHEDLNRIQNKPYTETVDSDGRPDEVVAEEAWQRHKMRNDSFIVDLFQGQYKSKLVCPVCTKVSITFDPFLYLPVPLPQKQKVLPVFYFAREPHSKPIKFLVSVSKENSSASEVLDSLSQSVHVKPENLRLAEVMKNRFHRVFLPSHSLDTVSPSDVLLCFELLSQELAKERVVVLEVQQRPQVPSIPISKCAACQRKQPSEDEKLKRCTRCYRVGYCNQLCQKTHWPDHKGLCRPENIGYPFLVSVPASRLTYARLAQLLEGYARYSVSVFQPPFQPGRTALESQGPGCTSLLSASSLEAGDSEQDPSQPPELQLVTPVAEGDTGAPRVWSAPERGPMPSISGVSSEMLACGPPEVGSLSTGERISRPEAAIPGYQHPSEALSVHTSQFFIYKIDAANREQRLEDKGEAPLELGEDCSLALVWRNNDRLPEFVLVASKELEFAEDPGSAGEAARAGHFTLDQCLNLFTRPEVLAPEEAWYCPQCEQHREASKQLLLWRLPNVLIVQLKRFSFRSFVWRDKINDLVDFPVRNLDLSKFCIGQKEEQLPSYDLYAVINHYGGMIGGHYTACARLPSDRSSQRSDVGWRLFDDSTVTTVDESQVVTRYAYVLFYRRRNSPVERPPRAGHTEHHPDLGPTAEAAASQASRIWQELEAEEELVPEGPGTLGSWGPQDWVGPPSRGPTTPDEGCLRYFVLGTVAALVALVLNVFYPLVSQSRWR; this is translated from the exons AT GCTGCCGGTTCCTTGCTGGAGAATTTGGCCACAAAGAGTTGCCAAGATAGCTGGGCCAGGAAGGAAGCGCCGCAGCCCTGACCCAGACGCTGTTGCCGACCCTGGGGCACTCTGGCTGTCCACCAAGCGGCTCAAGATGTCTGGCGGGGCTAATGCCTCAGGCCCAAGGAGGGGGCCCCCAGGATTGGAGGAGGCCACTAGTAAGAAGAAGCAAAAGGATCGAGCAAACCAGGAGAGCAAAAATGGAGATCCTAGGAGAG TGTCCACTCCTCAGGAGGAGCAGACCAAAGAGG AAGTGTTGTTAGCGTGGAGGCAGAGTGCAGATGAGGTGATCGTTAAGCTGCGCTTGGGAGCAGGCACCCTCCAGCTGGAGGAGGTGAATAGTGTGTTCACAGACACTCACTGTGTGGTGAGGCTTCCAG ATGGTCGGCAGTGGGGTGGTGTCTTCTATGCTGAGATCGAAAGTTCTTGTGTCAAAGAGCAGGCCCGCAAGGGCGGCCTCTTGCAGCTGGTGCTGCCCAAGAAGGTGCCACTGGTCACATGGCCTACCCTCCTG AAACCTCTTGGGACCCAGGACCTGGCACCTGGGCTGCGGTGTCAGGAGAATGGGCAGGAGCTGTCTCCTGTTTCCCTGGAGCCCGGCCCCGATCCCCGCAGGGCCAAGCAGGAGGCCCGGAACCAGAAGCGGGCCCAGGGCCGTGGCGAGGTGGGCTCAGGAGCTGGCCCCGGGACCCAGGCAGGGCCCAGCGCCAAGAGGGCTGTGCATCTCCGCAGAGGGCCTCAGGGGGAATCTCAGAGGGATGGTCCTGGACCCCAGGGCGATGCCCCACCCTTCTTAGGCGACCCAGCCACCCAG GCTGGGGCTGAGGAACAGCTCCGAGTCCCACCATTGAAACCCCAGGGCTCAGAGGAGAATCGAGCCCCTCTGGTGGGAGAGAAGTCCGTACCCCCCAGGAGTGGCCCACTCTCCCCAACAACTACTCGGAGCAGAGACGCTGGGAAAGGTGACCAGTCCAAGGAAGAGGCGGTAGTGACAGCAGATGCTGCAACCTTGGCAGATG ACCCCGAGTCCATGGTGAGCCTGGCCTTTGTCAAGAACGACTCGTATGAAAAGGGGCCAGACTCCGTGGTGGTTCACGTGTATGTGAAGGAGATCTGCAGGGACTTGTCCCGTGTGCTTTTCCGTGAGCAGGACTTCACGCTCATCTTCCAGACCAG GGACGGAAACTTCCTGAGACTGCACCCGGGTTGTGGGCCCCACACCATCTTCCACTGGCAGGTGAAGCTCAG GAACCTGATTGAGCCCGAGCAGTGCACCTTCTGTTTCACGGCCTCTCGAATTGACATCTGCCTCCGTAAGCGGCAGAGTCAGCGCTGGGGGGGCCTGGAGGCCCCAGCTGCACGAG GTGCAGTGGGTGGTGCAAAGGTTGCCATGCCGACAGGTCCAACCCCTCTGGATTCAACCCCTCCGGGCAGTGCCCCACACCCACTGACTGCCcaggaggaagcccgggctgtggAGAAGGAGAAACCCCAGGCTCACTCTGATGACCCAGGGCTGGATGGTGTGGCCGCTCGCACCCCTGTGGAGCATGTCGCCCCCAAGCCGGAGCCACACTTAGCCTTG CCTAAGCCCACGTGCATGGTGCCCCCCATGCCACACAGCCCTGTGAGTGGGGACAgcgtggaggaagaggaggaggaagagaagaaagtgTGTCTGCCAGGCTTCACTGGTCTTGTCAATCTAGGCAACACTTGCTTCATGAACAGCGTCATCCAGTCTCTGTCTAACACACGCGAGCTGCGGGACTTCTTCCATG ACCGCTCCTTTGAGGCTGAGATCAACTACAACAACCCCCTGGGGACCGGTGGGCGACTGGCCATCGGCTTCGCTGTGCTGCTGCGGGCGCTGTGGAAGGGCACCCACCATGCCTTCCAGCCGTCCAAGCTGAAG GCCATCGTGGCGAGCAAGGCCAGCCAGTTCACGGGCTACGCGCAGCACGATGCCCAGGAGTTCATGGCTTTCCTGCTCGATGGGCTGCATGAGGACCTGAACCGCATCCAGAACAAGCCCTACACGGAGACCGTGGACTCAGATGGGCGGCCTGATGAG GTGGTGGCTGAGGAAGCATGGCAGCGGCACAAGATGAGGAATGACTCTTTCATCGTGGACCTATTCCAGGGCCAGTACAAGTCGAAGCTGGTGTGCCCTGTGTGCACCAAG GTCTCCATCACCTTTGATCCATTCCTCTACCTGCCGGTACCCTTGCCCCAGAAGCAGAAGGTCCTCCCCGTCTTCTATTTTGCGCGGGAGCCACACAGCAAGCCCATCAAG TTCCTGGTGAGTGTCAGCAAGGAGAACTCCAGTGCCAGCGAGGTGCTGGACTCCCTCTCTCAGAGCGTGCACGTGAAGCCCGAGAATCTGCGTCTGGCGGAG GTGATGAAGAATCGCTTCCACCGTGTGTTCTTGCCCTCCCACTCCTTGGACACCGTGTCCCCATCTGATGTCCTCCTCTGCTTTGAGCTTTTGTCCCAAGAATTGGCGAAGGAACgggtggtggtgttggaggtACAGCAG CGCCCCCAGGTGCCCAGCATCCCCATCTCCAAGTGTGCGGCCTGCCAGCGGAAGCAGCCGTCGGAGGATGAGAAGCTGAAGCGCTGTACCCGGTGCTACCGCGTCGGCTACTGTAACCA GCTTTGTCAGAAAACACACTGGCCTGATCACAAGGGCCTCTGCCGCCCTGAGAACATTGGCTACCCCTTCCTGGTCAGTGTACCTGCCTCCCGCCTCACTTATGCCCGCCTCGCTCAGCTGCTGGAGGGCTATGCCCG GTACTCAGTGAGCGTATTCCAGCCACCCTTCCAGCCTGGCCGCACAGCCTTGGAATCTCAGGGCCCTGGCTGTACCTCACTGCTCTCTGctagctctctggaggctggaGACAGCGAACAGGACCCCAGCCAACCTCCTGAACTCCAGCTGGTGACCCCTGTGGCTGAGGGGGACACAGGGGCCCCCAGAGTATGGTCAGCCCCCGAGCGAGGTCCCATGCCCAGCATCAGTGGAgtttcttcagagatgctggcctGTGGGCCCCCTGAGGTTGGCTCCTTGTCCACTGGTGAGAGAATATCCCGACCCGAAG CTGCCATCCCCGGCTACCAGCATCCGAGCGAAGCCCTGAGTGTGCACACATCTCAGTTCTTCATCTACAAAATCGATGCAGCCAACCGAGAGCAGCGGCTCGAGGACAAAG GAGAGGCCCCGCTGGAGCTGGGTGAGGACTGCAGCCTGGCTCTGGTCTGGCGGAACAACGACCGCCTGCCTGAGTTTGTGCTGGTGGCCTCCAAGGAGCTGGAATTTGCTGAGGACCCAGGCTCGGCTGGTGAGGCCGCCCGTGCTGGCCACTTCACCTTGGACCAGTGCTTGAACCTCTTCACGCGGCCCGAGGTGCTGGCACCCGAGGAGGCCTG GTACTGTCCGCAGTGCGAGCAGCATCGCGAGGCCTCCAAGCAGCTGTTGCTGTGGCGCCTGCCGAACGTGCTCATCGTGCAGCTCAAGCGCTTCTCCTTCCGCAGCTTCGTCTGGCGGGACAAGATCAACGACTTGGTGGACTTCCCTGTACG GAACCTCGACCTGAGCAAGTTCTGCATTGGCCAGAAAGAAGAGCAGCTGCCCAGCTATGACCTGTATGCCGTCATCAACCACTACGGAGGCATGATTGGTGGCCACTACACGGCCTGTGCCCGCCTGCCCAGCGACCGCAGCAGCCAGCGCAGCGACGTGG GCTGGCGCTTGTTCGATGACAGCACAGTGACGACCGTGGATGAGAGCCAGGTTGTGACGCGCTATGCCTATGTGCTTTTCTACCGTCGGCGGAACTCTCCCGTGGAGAGACCCCCCCGGGCTGGCCACACTGAGCACCACCCAGACCTAGGCCCTACAGCGGAGGCTGCTGCCAGCCAG GCTTCCCGGATTTGGCAGGAGCTGGAGGCCGAGGAGGAGCTGGTGCCTGAGGGGCCTGGGACCCTGGGTTCCTGGGGGCCCCAAGACTGGGTGGGGCCTCCATCACGTGGGCCCACCACACCAGACGAGGGCTGCCTCCGGTACTTTGTCCTGGGCACCGTGGCAGCTCTGGTGGCCCTTGTGCTCAACGTGTTCTATCCTCTGGTGTCCCAGAGTCGCTGGAGATGA